GCGGGCTTTGAGAACCGCCGCCCCGCATGCCTCCAGCTACGTTCCCGGGATTAATGATCTGAAGGGTCATGACGTACTTCCCGTCCTCCGCTTTATCCACACCCATCGCGGCCACGATGGCAAGATCGGTCAACTCTTTCTTACTCCAACAGCCGGACAAAAAGAAAGAAATGGACACTAGAATGAAGAGAATCTTCATTTTACGAGCCATTGTTATCCCCTCCTTTTCCCTCCCCGTTGACCATTGTACGGGAGGCAGGCGATTCCGGACCTTGATTGGTCCCTTCCCTTACCGCATTGGCGCTTATGAGACGCGGTCTCTGCCTGAGGGTCCACCAGGGCAGCCGCACAAAGGTATCTTTATTATTCACCGGGATGAATGGAGCGAACGGGGCCATATAAGGCACCCCAAAGGAACGGAGACTGCATAAATGGACGACCATCAAAAGGAAGATCAAAATGATCCCGTAGAAGCCAAAGGTCGCGGCACCGATCATGAATAAGAAGCGGATGAGACGGGCCGAAATCGCCATATCAAATGATGGCGTCGCAAAACTTGCAATCGCTGTGATTGATACAATAATGACCATCGCCGGTGACACAATGCTCGCTTGCACGGCTGCCTGTCCGATAACAAGGGCACCGACGATCGAGACGGCAGAACCGATCGCTTTCGGCAATCGAATCCCCGCTTCCCGCAGGATTTCAAACGTGATTTCCATCAGGAGGGCTTCCACGAATGCCGGAAACGGAACCGATTCCCTCTGGGCGGCAATCGCGACAATGAGGGTCGTCGGCACCATTTCCTGGTGAAAAGTCGTGACCGCCACAAAGGTCGCAGGGGCAATCAGGGAAATCGTGAACATCAAGATCCGCAGCAGCCGGATCGATGTCGCAATATCGAAACGGGCATAATAATCCTCTGCCGACTGGAAAAATTGAATGAACAGGGCAGGGGCAATCAGCACAAAAGGGGTTCCATCCACAAAGATGGCGATCCGTCCCTCAAACAGATTCCCTGCCACTACATCCGGCCGTTCCGTATTGAAAATCGTCGGAAACGGCGTCATCGCTTGATCTTCTATCAGCTGTTCGATATACCCCGATTCCAAAATGCTGTCGATGTCAATCTTCTTCAACCGCTGACGGATCTCCTCGATCACTTCTTCATTGGCAATGCCATGTATGTACATCAGCGTCACATCGGTCTTCGTCACGCGGCCGATCTTCATGGACTCAAGCCATAAATCAGGGGTCTTGATGATGCGCCGTACCATCGCCGTATTGGTCCCGATCGATTCCGTAAACGCCCCCTTCGGCCCGCGGACGACCATTTGTGTGGTGGATTCCGATATGGAGCGCGTTTCGCCCCCTTTCGTGCAGGCACTCAACGCTTTGGCTGTCCCGTCCACCAGGACAATCGTATCACCTGCCATCAACGAGCCGAACAGCTCCACCCACTGATCGGTCGATGACATATTCCCCACCGTCATCATGTCATCCGAAATCAGACTGATCGCATCGCCTTCATTCAACTCTTCCTTATGATCATCCTTCATCATGGACTGCAGCAGGAACTCCTGAATCGATTGATTGTCAACGATCCCTTCCACATACACGATCGCCGTTTCAATGGAGGCATCCTTTCCCATTTTCAACCGGCGGATCACAACATCTGAACTGTTCCCCGTTTTCTGCCGGATCATATCGAGATTGACGGATAATGAACGCTGTATATATTCTTCCGAGGTATCAGAAGCTTGGTTTTCTGATTGTTGGTTCTTCTTTGGTTTACGACCTTTAAAGAACGAAGACATAGATTCCGGCACCCTTTTCTCATTTTTTATTACTGTAACCAAATGAGGGGTTTTTATGTAATTTTTAACAAAGGA
The DNA window shown above is from Rossellomorea vietnamensis and carries:
- a CDS encoding spore germination protein; translated protein: MSSFFKGRKPKKNQQSENQASDTSEEYIQRSLSVNLDMIRQKTGNSSDVVIRRLKMGKDASIETAIVYVEGIVDNQSIQEFLLQSMMKDDHKEELNEGDAISLISDDMMTVGNMSSTDQWVELFGSLMAGDTIVLVDGTAKALSACTKGGETRSISESTTQMVVRGPKGAFTESIGTNTAMVRRIIKTPDLWLESMKIGRVTKTDVTLMYIHGIANEEVIEEIRQRLKKIDIDSILESGYIEQLIEDQAMTPFPTIFNTERPDVVAGNLFEGRIAIFVDGTPFVLIAPALFIQFFQSAEDYYARFDIATSIRLLRILMFTISLIAPATFVAVTTFHQEMVPTTLIVAIAAQRESVPFPAFVEALLMEITFEILREAGIRLPKAIGSAVSIVGALVIGQAAVQASIVSPAMVIIVSITAIASFATPSFDMAISARLIRFLFMIGAATFGFYGIILIFLLMVVHLCSLRSFGVPYMAPFAPFIPVNNKDTFVRLPWWTLRQRPRLISANAVREGTNQGPESPASRTMVNGEGKGGDNNGS